A stretch of Nonomuraea africana DNA encodes these proteins:
- a CDS encoding CBS domain-containing protein, producing MARTVADVMTANPATVEASQPVSVAARLMVEQDAGAVIVTDNGKVSGIVTDRDITVRVVAEEKGSDTPVREACSEDVETVGPDTSLEQVVQLMRSAAVRRVPVVEKGTAVGIVSIGDLAIERDSDSALADISAAEGNR from the coding sequence ATGGCCAGGACCGTGGCCGACGTGATGACGGCCAATCCAGCGACCGTGGAGGCGAGCCAGCCGGTATCTGTGGCGGCCCGGCTCATGGTCGAGCAAGACGCCGGGGCGGTGATCGTCACCGACAACGGGAAAGTCAGCGGCATCGTCACGGACCGTGACATCACGGTGCGGGTCGTGGCCGAGGAGAAGGGATCCGACACTCCGGTCCGCGAGGCCTGCAGCGAAGACGTCGAGACCGTCGGGCCCGACACGAGCCTCGAGCAGGTCGTCCAGCTCATGCGCTCGGCGGCGGTACGCCGTGTGCCGGTCGTGGAGAAGGGAACCGCGGTGGGCATCGTGAGCATCGGCGATCTGGCGATCGAGCGAGACTCCGACTCCGCCCTGGCCGACATCTCGGCAGCGGAGGGCAACCGGTAG